GGGCTTGAGGAGGACGGTCGAGCCGACGCCGCCGGGACGGTAGTCGAGCGACTCGATCGGCGGCGTGCCGGTGATGCCGTCCTCGCCGGACGCGGCGCGGAACGCGAGCGCGAGCCTGCCGAGGTTCACGATGCCCGTGCCGTCGCTCGCCCGGACCGCTCCGAGGCCGGAGTCGATGAGGTCGACCTGCTTGCCCGGGTTGACGAGGGTGCCCGGGTTCGCGGCCTTCTTCGTCACGGCGGAGACGAGCTGGCGCTGGCGCTCGGCGCGGCCGATGTCGCCCTTCGGGTCCGAGTAGCGCATGCGGATGAACGCGAGCGCCTTCTTGCCCTTGACCGTGTGGCAGCCGGCCTTCCACTTGAGGTTCGACTTCTCGTCGTCGACGTCGTAGTCGAGGCACAGGTCGACGCCGTCGACAGCGTTGACGAGGTCCTTGACACCGCCGAGGCCTACCTCGACGTAGTGGTCGACCGTGATGCCCGTGAGCTTCTCGACCGACGCGACGAGCAGCTCGGGGCCGCCCCACGCGTACGCGGCGTTGAGCTTGGCGGGGCCGCGCCCGGGGACGTCGGTGTACGTGTCGCGCGGGAGGCTGACGAGCGCCGTCGGCCCCGACTCCGGGACGTGCAGCAGCATGATCGTGTCGGTGCGGGCGCCCTCCGTGCCGTCGGACGCGATCGCGCCGTCCTCTCGCGAGTCGGAGCCCGCGAGGAGGTACGTCGTGCCCGGGGTGTCCGGCGCACCCGAAAGGGCCGCGACGTGCTCGACCTTCGAGTTCGCCCACATGAGCAGGCCGACGGGCCACGCGATCACGAGGACGAGCAGGAGAGTCAGGACGGCCGCGATGATACGGCGTTTGCGCAGGCGCAGGCGCGGCTTGCGGCCCTCGCCGCCGGGCCCGGTCGCGTCGCTGCGACCGCCGGGGCCGGCAGGCCCGCCCGGGCCGGCCGGGGACGCCGCGGTCGCGCGTGCGGGCCGGACCGCCGCGTGCGGGGACGACGAGACGCGAGCGGGACGGGCCGACGGCGGGCGCGACGCCGGAGCACCCGAACGAGCCGGGGGCACGGACGACGGCGGACGCTGCTCGCCCGAGGGGCGACGCGTCGTCGGGCGCGACGGGACGTGCGAGACGGGGGCGTGCTCGCCACCGACAGGGACCGCGTCCTGCGTCGAGCGGGGGCGGCCCCCCGGGGTGTTCTGGGGCGTGAAGCTGGGCGGCGGCTGGCTCCCGGCCGCGGGCATGCGGCGCGTCTCGTCGTTCATGCGCAGACCTCGTTCAGCACCGGCCGGGGACGGCGTGCGGGCGTGGGGCAAGGTCTGGCGGTGCACGTCACGAGAAAGATCCTAGGGAAGCACCTCGGGGCACGCGGGCTCGGCGGGCAGCGATCGGGTGGAGTTGTTGTGGAGATGGCCCCGCCCGGCGCGAGCGTCAGCGGACGGTGCCCGCGGGCCCCTCCTCGTCGTCCACGGCCGTCGCAGGACGATCCTGTGCGGCGCGGTTCCGCGCCTCCGCGTCCTCAGCGCGCGCCTGCGCGAGCGTGAGCTCGCGGGCGAGCACCGTGATGCGCGACTGAAGCTGGTTCATCCGCCGGAAGGACGTCGCCATGAAGCTCAGGAACGCGATCACGAGCGCGTACAGGAGCAGGTCCGCACCACGGCCGACACCGATCAGGTTGGCGATGCGCGTGAGGATCTGCGGGAACAGGACCGACGCCGCCGCTCCCGCCACGAAGAGCATGAGCAGGATGCGACGGATCGCCTGGTGCCGAGCGTCCGCCGTCGACCGGTTGAGGGTCAGCGCGACGCCGACGATCGCGGCGAGCAGGATGAGCTGGATCCACATGGTGGCCTACCGGAAGACGAGGTCGACGAGGATGTTGACCGAGTTGAGCAGCGACTGACCCTTGCCGCGCGAGTAGTCGGTGTAGAGCACGTGCACCGGGTGCTCGCGCCACGGCAGGCCCGTCCGCCCAAGGTGCAGGACGATCTCGCTCGCGTGCGCCATGCGGTCCTGGCGCAGGTGCACGCCGCGCGCCGCGTCCGCGCGGATGACACGCAGGCCGTTGTGGGCGTCGGTCAGCCGCAGGCCGGTCGACTGGTTCGTGAACCACACGGCGACCTTGAGCACGATCTTCTTGAGCAGCCCTGCGTCCGTGCGGTCGTCGAGGAAGCGCGATCCGAAGACGATCGCGACGTCCTCGCGGCGGGCCAGCCCGACCATCGCCTCGGCGTCGTCCACGCGGTGCTGCCCGTCGGCGTCGAACGTGACGACGTACCTCGCGCCTGCGCCGAGCGCGTACTCGATGCCCGTCTGCAGCGACGCGCCCTGACCCAGGTTCACGGGGTGGTGCAGGACGCGCGCGCCCGCCGCCCGAGCCGCGTCGCCCGAGCCGTCGGTCGATCCGTCGTCGACGCACACCACGTGCTCGAAGCGCTCGAGGGCCCCGCGCACGACGTCCCCGATCACGCTCGCCTCGTTGAAGAGGGGGACCACGAGCCACGCGTCGCTGATCCGGGGGGTGGGCATGAGGGACATTCTTGCACCAGGGACGGGTGACGATCGTCCCACCCGGCCGGGAGCAGGGCGGTACTCTGGCCGAGGTCGGTGGCGAGGCGCGCCGCAGGCCGCGCGGGCCCCGGCCCGCCCCGCAGGACCAGCACCTGCGCCGCGACGACAGACGGAGAACAGCATGGGTGTGCGCATCGCGGAGACCGCCGACGTCTCCCCGGACGCCACGATCGGAGACGGTTCGTCCGTCTGGCACCTCGCGCAGGTGCGTGAGCAGGTGGTCCTCGGTGAGGGCTGCATCGTGGGCCGCGGTGCCTACATCGGCACGGGCGTCCAGGTGGGTGACCACTGCAAGATCCAGAACTACGCGCTCGTCTACGAGCCGGCGTCGCTCGCCGACGGCGTGTTCGTCGGCCCGGCTGCGGTGCTGACGAACGACACGTACCCGCGGGCTGTGAACCCGGACGGGTCGCTCAAGGACGCGTCGGACTGGCACGCGGTCGGCGTGACGATCGAGCAGGGTGCGTCGATCGGTGCGCGCGCGGTGTGTGTCGCGCCGGTGACGATCGGTGCGTGGGCGACGGTCGCCGCGGGCGCGGTCGTGACCAAGGACGTGCCCGCGCACGCGCTCATGGTCGGCGTGCCCGCGCGTCGCGTGGGCTGGGTCGGCCGGGCGGGTCAGCCGCTGGTGGCGGACGGTGACGGGTGGCGGTGCCCCGCGACGGGGCAGCGCTACGAAGAGACTGACAACGGAACCCTCGAAGAGGTGGAGAACGCATGAGCGAGTTCATCGCACCAGCCAAGCCGATCATCGGTGACGAGGAGCGCGCTGCGGTCGACCGTGTGATGCGTTCGGGCATGGTCGCCCAGGGACCTGAGGTTGCGGCGTTCGAGCAGGAGTTCGCCGACCAGATGGTCGCCGGGCGCCGCTGCGTCGCGGTGAGCTCGGGCACGGCCGGGCTCCACCTCGGTCTGCTCGCTGCGGGCATCGGCCCGGGCGACGAGGTCATCGTGCCGTCGTTCACGTTCGCCGCGACGGGCAACTCGGTCGCGCTGACAGGTGCGACGCCGGTGTTCGTCGACATCGAGCCGGACACGTTCAACCTCTCGCCCGCGGCGGCGTCTGCGGCGATCACCGACCGCACGCGGGCGATCATGCCCGTGCACCTGTACGGCCACCCGTTCGACGCGCCCGCGTTCCAGGCGCTCGCCGCCGAGCACGACCTGCAGCTGTTCGAGGACGCCGCGCAGGCGCACGGCGCGAGCCTGGGCGGTCAGAAGGTCGGCACGTTCGGCACGTTCGCGATGTTCTCCCTCTACCCGACGAAGAACATGACGTCGGGCGAGGGCGGCATGGTCTCGTGCGCGAGCGACGACATCGCCCGCCAGGTGCGCCTGCTGCGCAACCAGGGCATGGAGAAGCAGTACGCGAACGAGGTCATCGGCTTCAACACCCGCATGACCGACATCCACGCCGCGATCGGCCGGGTCCAGCTGACGAAGGTCGGCGCGTGGACCGAGCAGCGCCGCGCCAACGCCGCGTTCCTCGACGCCGGTCTCGCGGAGGTCGCGGGGGTGACTCCGCCGCCCGTGCGCGCGGGCGCCGAGCACGTCTACCACCAGTACACGATCCGTCTCGACGGTGCGTCGGGCGTCGAGCGCGACGCGTTCGTCGCGGCCCTCAAGGCCGAGCACAACGTCGGCGCGGGCGTGTACTACCCGATCCCGAACCACCGCCTGGCGAGCCTGGAGAAGTACGCGCCGGACCTCGACCTGCCGCAGACGGAGCGCGCCGCGCGCGAGGTCGTCTCCCTGCCGGTCCACCCGTCCCTGACTCAGGCCGACCTCGAGCGCATAGTCTCGGCCGTCGCCGCCGTCGCGAAGGCGGGTGCGTGATGGGTGCCGCGCTGCGGGCCGGGGTCATCGGCCTGGGGGCCATGGGCCGCCACCACGTGCGCGTCCTGCGCGAGATCGACGGCGTCGACGTCGTCGCGGTCGCGGACCCAGGTGGCGACCCGTACCGCGTCGCCGGCCCGCTCGAGGTGCTCCGCGACGTCGAGTCGCTCGTCGCGGCGGGCATCGACATGGCGGTCGTCGCCGTGCCGACCAAGTTCCACGAGCCGGTCGCGCTCACCCTCGCGGCGGCGGGCGTGCACACGCTCGTCGAGAAGCCGATCGCGGTCGACACGGCTGCGGGCGAGCGCCTCGCCGCCGCGTTCACGGACGCCGGCCTGATCGGCGCCGTCGGCCACATCGAGCGGTTCAACCCCGCCATCCAGGAGGTGCGCCGCCGCATCGCCGACGGCCAGCTCGGCGAGGTCTACCAGATCTCCACGCGCCGCCAGGGACCCTTCCCCGCACGCATCGCCGACGTCGGCGTCATCAAGGACCTCGCGACGCACGACATCGACCTCACCGCATGGGTCACGCAGAGCTCCTACGAGTCGGTCGCCGCCCAGACGGCGTTCCGCTCGGGCCGCGAGCACGAGGACATGGTGCTCGTCACCGGCCGCCTCGCAGGCGGCATCAACGCCAACCACACCGTCAACTGGCTCTCCCCGATGAAGGAGCGCGTGACGATCGTCGCGGGCGAGCGCGGCACGCTCATCGCGGACACGTCGACGGCGGACGTGACGTTCTTCGAGAACGGCACCGTGCAGACCGAGTGGGACTCGATGGCGAACTTCCGCGGCGTGACCGAGGGCGACGTCATCCGGTACGCGATCGGCAAGCGCGAGCCGCTGCGCGCCGAGGCCGAGGCCTTCCGTGACGCGGTGCTCGGCCTCGAGGACCGCACCGTGTCGATGACCGAGGGCCTCGCGACAATCCGCGTCGCCGAGGCGATCGAGCGCTCGGCCGTCACCCAGGAGACCGTCCGCCTGTGACGGCGGCGTCTCGCCTGCGGGTCGCCCTCGTCACCCGCATCTTCGCGCCCGAGCCCGCCGCGGCGTCGTTCCGGCTCGAGGCGCTCGCACGCGCCCTCGGGCGCGCGGGCGCCCGGGTGTCGGTCCTGACGACGTCGGCGCGGCGCGACCTGCGCGCCGCGGCGGCCGCTGTCGACGAGGACCTGCGTGAGGCGCGCGTCGAGGTCGACCGAGCGCCGGTCCTGCGCGACCGCACCGGCTACGTCCGCGGGTACCTGCCGTACCTGAGCTTCGACGTGCCCGCCTTCGTGCGGCTGCTCGCAGAGCCGCGCCCCGACGTCGCCGTGTGCGAGCCGCCGCCGACGACGGGTGCGGTCGTGCGCGTCGTGTGCGCGCTGCGCCGCGTGCCGTACGTGTACTACGCGGCTGACGTGTGGTCGGACGCGACGGCGGGGGACGGCACGACGCCGGGCCTCGTCTCGCGCCTGCTCGCGGTGGTCGAGGGCTGGGCCATGCGGGGCGCCGCCGGGATCGTCGCGGTGTCGCCCGAGGTCGCCGAACGGGTCGAGGCGCTCGTCGAGCGTCGCCCGCGTGCGGCTGCGCGCCGCCGTCCGGAGGTCGTCGTCGTGCGCAACGGCGTCGACACCGACGTGTTCCGGCCAGGGCTGCCCCGGCCCGACGACGGGCCTGGGCGTTACCTCGTCTACGCGGGCACGACGTCGGCATGGCAGGGAGCGGACGTGTTCGTCCGTGCGATGCCGAAGGTCCGCGACGCCGTGCCGGACGCCGAGCTCGTGATCCTGGGACAGGGCAGCGACTGGGACGACCTCGCCGCCCTCGGAGCCGAGCTCGCGCCGGGCGCGGTGCACGTCCGCCGGCTCGTCCCCGCAGCCGAGGCCGCCGCGTGGCTCGGCGCCGCCCACGGCGCGCTCGTGAGCGTGCGCCCTGGTGTCGGCTACGACATGGCGCTGCCGACCAAGACCTTCGCCGCCGCCGCGTGCGGCACCCCCGTCGTCTTCGCAGGCCCCGGGCCCGCCGTGCCGATCGTCCGCGAGAACGACCTCGGCCACGCCGTCGAGCACGACGTCGCGACCGTCGCCGACGCGATGGTCGCCGTCCTGCAGACCGACGACGACGCGCGCGCCGCGCAGCGCGAGCGCCTCGCCGCGTGGGCGCGCGACAACGCGAGCATCGCCCGCGTGGGTGAGGCGGTCGCCGCCCACGTGCGACGATGGCGCGACGGTGCGGCCACGGCCGCGAGGACGACGCAGGACGGGGACAGCACGCCGTGAAGGTCATCTGGCGCACGTGGGCGCGGCTCATGCCGCTCCTGCCGGGCCGCGCGCGCCGGTTCCTGACCTGGTACATGGTCGCGAGCGCGTGCCTGTCGCTGCTCGACGTCGCGGCCCTCGGCCTCCTGGCGCTCGCGCTCACGCCCATGCTCACGGGCGGTGGCGGCACCGCGTCGCTCCCGCTGCTCGGCGAGGTCGGGAACGTCGCCGTGATCGGCGTCGTCTCGGGCCTCATCGTCGTCAAGGGCATCCTCGCGGTCGCGCTCCAGTGGGTCGCGACGCGTCGCTTCGCGAGGTACGAGCTCGAGATCGGCGACCGGCTCTTCGACGCGTACATCCGCGCCCCCTGGACGGACCGCCTGTCGCGCTCGACGTCGCAGCTCGTGCGGCTCGCCGACGTCGGCATCGCGAACGCGACCGCGGGCTTCCTGCTGCCGGTCGCGGGCCTGCCCGCGCTCGGCGCGACGTTCGGCTCGGTCCTCGTCGTCCTCGTCGTCGCGCAGCCCGTCACGGCCGCGATCACGCTCGTGTACCTGGGCCTCATCGGCGCGGTCATGTACGTGTTCGTGTCGCGCCGCTCGATCCAGGCGGGGCTCGTCAACCGCGACTACTCGTTCAAGGTCGCGCGCCTCATGACGGAGATGGTCGGGGCGCTCAAGGAGATCACGCTGCGCGACAAGGCCGGTGAGGTCGCCGACGTCGTGCGCAGCAACCGTCGCCACACCGTCCGGGCCCGCGCGAACCTGTCGTTCCTGTCGGCCGTGCCGCGGTACGTGATCGAGTCGGCGGTCGTCGGGGGCTTCGTCCTCGTCGGCGGCGCGGCGTACCTCATGGACGGCCCCGAGCAGGCGTTCGCCGCGCTCGCGATGTTCGGCGTCGCCGGGTTCCGCATGGTCCCGGCGATCACGAGCTTCCAGTCGGTCATCGCGACGACGGCCGCGAACATCCCCAACGTCGAGGCCGTCATCACCGACATCGAGGCCGCCGAGGGCTACCTGCGCCGCGCCGAGGAGACGGGGCGCGAGCCGCTCGCGCAGGAGCCGCAGCACCTGCGCCTGCGCGGTGTCGCGTTCACGTACCCGGGCAGCGCCGAGCCTGCGGTGCGCGACGTCGACCTCGACCTGCCCATGGGTTCCTCGCTCGCGCTCGTGGGCGTCTCGGGCGCGGGGAAGTCGACGCTCGTCGACATCCTGCTCGGCCTGCTCGTGCCGTCGGAAGGCTCGATCGACGTCGACGGTCAGCGGCTCGAGGACGTGCTCGGCGCGTGGCGCGCCCGCGTCGGCTACGTCCCGCAGGACGTGTCGCTCTTCGACGGGACGGTCGCGCAGAACGTCGCCCTCACGTGGACCGACGACATCGACCGCGAGAGGGTGCGGGACTGCCTCGCGCGCGCCCAGCTCCTCGACGTCGTCGACGCGCGTGCCGGCGGCCTCGACGCCCGCATCGGCGACCGGGGCATGGCGCTCTCGGGCGGGCAGCGCCAGCGCCTCGGCATCGCGCGCGCCCTGTACTCCGACCCGCTCGTGCTCGTCCTCGACGAGGCGACGAGCGCGCTCGACACGCAGACGGAGGCGAGCGTCTCGGCGGCGATCGCCGGCCTGCGCGGGCAGGTCACGCTCATCTCGGTCGCGCACCGCCTGTCGACCATCCGACACTCGGACCAGGTGTGCTTCATGGCGGACGGCACGATCGCCGCCCGGGGCACGTTCGACGAGCTCGTCGCGCAGGTGCCGGACTTCCAGGTCCAGGCGGCGCTCGCGGGTCTCGTCGACGACGCTGAGGACATGGAGGGGGATGACGATGAGAGCTGACCACGCGGTCGACGTGGTGATCGCGGTGCACTCCCCGGCGCGGCCGGTCGAGCGGGCCGTCCGGAGCGCCCTCGCAGGCTCGGACGGCCTCGTGCGTGTCACCGTCGTGTGCCACGACGTCGGCATCACGACGATCGAGGAGCGCCTCGCGCTCACGCCCGAGGAGCACGAGCACGTGCGGCTGCTCGGCTACAGCGACCACGTCCGCAGCCCTGCCGGCCCGTTCAACTTCGGCCTCGACAACACCTCCGCCGAGCTCTTCGCGGTCCTCGGGTCCGACGACGTGCTCGAGCCCGGTGCGGTCCGCGCGTGGCTCGACGTCGCGCGCGAGCGAGGTTCCGACGTCGTGCTCGCGCCGCTGCGCGGCCCGGACGGCGAGCGGCTGCGCAACCCGCTCGTGCGTCCGGGCACCGGGCGCGCGGGGCGGCGCGCGGCGACGCCGCTCGACCCGGTCGCCGACCGGCTCGCCTACCGTTCCGCTCCGCTCGGCCTGCTGCGGCGGGCGACGGTGCGACGTCTCGGTCTGCGGTTCACGGAGGGGCTCGCGACGGGCGAGGACCTCGCGTTCTCCGTGCCGCTGTGGTTCTCGGGCGCGCGCATCGACATGGTGCCGGCGGGCCCGGCGTACGTCGTCGGCGGGAGCGCTCAGGACCGCGTGACCGAGGTGGTCCGCCCCGTCGCGGACGAGCTCGCGGCGCTCGACGACCTGCTCGTGCGCGTCCTGCGCGACGGCGGGCTCGCCGACCGCATGCGGCCGTCCGAGCGCCGGGCGCTCGCCGTGAAGGTGCTGCGCATCCACGTCCTCGGGGCGCTGTCGCGCCGCTCGCGCCGTGAGGACTGGCGCGACGGTGACGCGACCGCCCTGCGCGCTGCGGCGCGCGCATGGCTCGACCTCGCGCTGACGGCGGTGCACGCGTTCGCGCGTGCCGACCGCGCGGCCCTCGACACGCTCGTAGGCCCTGAGTCCGTGAGCGTCGAGCCTGACGACGGCGTGCTCGCCGACGCGTTCACCGCGGCCGCGCAACGACGAGCGAAGGCCGGACGCGTCGCGACGCTCCTGCCGCGCGACCTGCCCGACGTCCTCGACCCCGAGAGCACGTTGCGCCGGTACGTCCGCTACCGGATGCCGTGGTGACAAGGACCGTGCTGTGACCCCCAAGCTCCCCGCTCCCGTCTCACGACTCGCGGGCGCCGTCGTGCGCCGCGTGCCGGAGCCCGTGCTGCACCGGCTCGCACCGAGCCTCCTGCCGTTCAGCCCGCAGGACGTCCCGCCGACGCCGCCCGTGCCCGCGACACCTGTGCGGCTGTACCTCGGTCCGGCGAACTACGCGGGCCAGGGCTACGCGTGGGCCCGCGCCGCCGAGCGGCTCCCGGGCGTGGGCGCCGTCAGCATGACGGCGCAGCGCCCGGGCGGCTTCGGCTTCGCGACCGACTACCCGGTGCCGATCGCGGTCTACGGGTCGTCACGCCGATGGCAGCGCCGGCAGAAGGCGTACGTCGAGAAGTTCACGCACGTCGTCGTCGAGGCGCAGCGTGCGCTGTTCGGGACGCTCATGGCGACCGCGCGGCAGCGCAACGGTGCGTACGCCGAGGCCCGCGCTCTCGCGGCGCGCGGCACGCGGGTCGCGATGCTGTGCCACGGCTCCGACATCCGCGTGCCGTCGCGCCACCTCGCCGGCGCGACGCCGTGGTCGCCGTTCGGCGACCCGGACTGGGAGCTCGTGGGGCACCTCGAGCGGCAGACGCGCGACGCGGAGGCTGCGCTCGTCGAGCTGCGCGCGGCGGGCATCCCCACGTTCGTCTCGACCGCCGACCTGCTGCTCGACCAGCCGGAGGCGACGTGGCTGCCCGTCGTCGTCGACCCGGAGGCGTGGCGCACGGACGCCCCGCCGCTCGAGCGGACGGTGCCGCTCGTCGTGCACGCGCCGTCGGCCTCGAGGCTCAAGGGCACCGAGCTGGTCGAGCCGGTGCTCCAGGAGCTCGACCGGCGTGGCTGGATCACCTATCGCCGCCTCGAGGGGCTCACCTCGGCGCAGATGCCTGCGCTCTACCGCGACGCAGACGTGGTGCTCGACCAGTTTGCGCTCGGCAGCTACGGCGTCGCGGCGTGCGAGGCGATGGCCGCGGGGCGCGTCGTCGTGTCGCACGTGACGCAGCAGTCCCGCGACGCCGCGCGGGCCGTGAGCGGGCTCGACCTGCCGATCCTCGAGGGCACGCCCGACAACCTGGCGGAGGTGTTCACCGCGCTGCTCGACGATCGTGCGGGCGCGGGAGGGCGCGCGGCGCGCCTGGGTCCGGAGTTCGTGCGGGTGCTGCACGACGGCGCGGCGTCCGCGCGCGTGCTCGCGCCGTTCCTCGGCGTCGAGCCGGACGAGGCCGACGCCGCCGCGCACTGACGCGGCATGACGACGCACGCACTGACGCGCCGCGCCGTGGCGCGGTACCAGACCGCGGCACCTGGAAGGATGGACGGGTGCCTGCCTCGAACCGCCCGCGCCTGCTGATCCTGTCGTTCTCGCCGATCGCGTCGGACGCCCGCGTCCTCAAGCAGGTCGAGCTGTTCACGGCCCGCTACGACGTCACGACGTGCGGCTACGGGCCAGCGCCGGCGGGCGTCGTCGAGCACCTGCAGCTCCCGGACGACGCGACGATCAAGCTCGACGGGCGCCTCATCACGCTGCGCGCCTACCCGCTCGTCTACACACGCACGCCAGCCGTCGTCGCGGCGCGGGCCGCGCTCGCGGGCCGCCGGTTCGACGTCGTGCTCGCGAACGACGTCGAGACCGTCCCGCTCGCGCTCAGCCTGCGCGCGCCCGTCCACGCGGACCTGCACGAGTACTCGCCGCGGCTGCACGACGACAACCCGGCGTGGGCGCGGCGCATCGGCCCGTACGTGCGGTGGCTGTGCCGCCGCTACGTGCGACGCGCGGCGTCCGCGACGACGGTCGGGGAGGGGCTCGCACAGGCGTACGCGTCTGAGGTCGGGGTGCGGGCGCAGGTCGTGACGAACGCCGCGCCGTACGCCGAGCGCACGCCTACCGAGGTCGGCTTGCCGCTGCGGCTCGTCCACTCGGGTGCCGCGCTGCGCAACCGCGACCTCATGGTGCTGCTCGACGCCGTCGCGCTCACGACGACGCCCGTCACGCTCGATCTGTTCCTCATGCCGAACGACCCGGCGTACATCGCCGAGCTGCGCGACCGCGCGGCGCAGATCGACGGCGTGCGTGTCCTCGACCCGGTGCCGTACGCGCGGCTCGGGGACACTCTCGCCGGGTACGACGTCGGCATCCACGTGCTGCCGCCCGTGAACTTCAACAACGCGAACGCGCTGCCCAACAAGCTGTTCGACTACGTGCAGGCGCGGCTCGCGCTCGTCGTCGGCCCGACGCCCGAGATGGCGGCCGCGGTCGAGCGGCACGGTATCGGGTCGGTCGCGTCGGGCTTCGACGCGCGCTCGCTCGCGGACGTGCTCGACGGCCTCACGCCGGAGAAGGTCGCGGAGCAGCGGGCGGCGTCACACGCGGTCGCGCGGGAGCTGAGTGCCGAGCAGCAGGTGCTCGTGTGGGAGCGGGCGGTCGACGCGCTCGTCGCGGCGCCGGCCGAGGGAGGTGCACGATGACCGTCCGCCCGACCTTGCTGATCCTGTCGTTCTCGCCGATCGCGTCGGACGCGCGCGTGCTCAAGCAGGTGCGCATGCTCGCGCAGGACCACGACGTGACGACGTGCGGCTACGGCCCGGCGGTCGTGCTCGACGACGGACGCGTGGTCGAGCACCTGCGGGTCGACGACGAGAACGAGCACTGGCGGAAGGCGCCCGTGCCGCTCCTCGCTCGGCAGTACCGGCGCGTGTACTGGGGCAACGCGGCGGTCGCGCAGGCGCGAGACCTGCTCGCTGGCCGCACGTTCGACATCGTCCTCGCCGACGACGTCGACGCCGTCCCGCTCGCCCTGTCGACCGAGCCGCGCTGGGGCGTGCACGCCGACCTGCACGAGTACGCCCCGAAGCAGAACACCGAGCTGCGCCGTTGGCGCTGGTTCGTCGCGCCCTACATGCGCTGGCTGTGCCGC
This genomic window from Flavimobilis soli contains:
- a CDS encoding glycosyltransferase family A protein — its product is MRADHAVDVVIAVHSPARPVERAVRSALAGSDGLVRVTVVCHDVGITTIEERLALTPEEHEHVRLLGYSDHVRSPAGPFNFGLDNTSAELFAVLGSDDVLEPGAVRAWLDVARERGSDVVLAPLRGPDGERLRNPLVRPGTGRAGRRAATPLDPVADRLAYRSAPLGLLRRATVRRLGLRFTEGLATGEDLAFSVPLWFSGARIDMVPAGPAYVVGGSAQDRVTEVVRPVADELAALDDLLVRVLRDGGLADRMRPSERRALAVKVLRIHVLGALSRRSRREDWRDGDATALRAAARAWLDLALTAVHAFARADRAALDTLVGPESVSVEPDDGVLADAFTAAAQRRAKAGRVATLLPRDLPDVLDPESTLRRYVRYRMPW
- a CDS encoding glycosyltransferase family 1 protein, with protein sequence MPASNRPRLLILSFSPIASDARVLKQVELFTARYDVTTCGYGPAPAGVVEHLQLPDDATIKLDGRLITLRAYPLVYTRTPAVVAARAALAGRRFDVVLANDVETVPLALSLRAPVHADLHEYSPRLHDDNPAWARRIGPYVRWLCRRYVRRAASATTVGEGLAQAYASEVGVRAQVVTNAAPYAERTPTEVGLPLRLVHSGAALRNRDLMVLLDAVALTTTPVTLDLFLMPNDPAYIAELRDRAAQIDGVRVLDPVPYARLGDTLAGYDVGIHVLPPVNFNNANALPNKLFDYVQARLALVVGPTPEMAAAVERHGIGSVASGFDARSLADVLDGLTPEKVAEQRAASHAVARELSAEQQVLVWERAVDALVAAPAEGGAR